The following coding sequences are from one uncultured Desulfobacter sp. window:
- a CDS encoding response regulator, which translates to MSREIVDLCKQTTILAIDDEKSFLKSLERLLKYPGQFLKAENGDQAIDLVKEYKVDLILLDQTLEDELGTDVLKKILKIQPDVRVVLITICEENDVRSQMPFNQNSIKAYFQKPLKINRYQRLKDTVQEVLISTIDNSFHEINDFKQIITENVGYVEEFVDEFANVILYDEEENGHQSILPKVVLERNAIYEGMNFMAKSFIADRNIITTFGRLPDDEATKKIIEDIAKDIDFELGNDEW; encoded by the coding sequence ATGAGTAGAGAAATCGTTGATCTATGCAAACAAACAACAATTTTAGCGATTGATGACGAAAAAAGTTTTTTAAAGAGTTTAGAACGATTATTAAAATATCCTGGACAATTTTTAAAAGCTGAAAATGGAGATCAAGCAATTGATCTTGTAAAAGAATATAAAGTTGATCTTATCTTGCTTGATCAGACGTTGGAAGATGAATTAGGAACAGATGTACTAAAAAAAATATTAAAAATTCAACCAGATGTAAGAGTCGTTCTAATAACTATTTGTGAAGAGAACGATGTACGTTCACAGATGCCGTTTAACCAAAATAGTATTAAAGCTTATTTTCAAAAACCTCTTAAAATAAATAGATACCAAAGATTAAAAGATACCGTTCAAGAGGTTTTAATTTCAACAATCGATAACTCGTTTCATGAAATAAATGATTTTAAACAAATTATTACCGAAAATGTGGGTTATGTTGAAGAATTTGTTGATGAGTTTGCAAATGTAATTTTGTATGATGAAGAGGAAAACGGTCATCAAAGTATACTTCCCAAAGTGGTGTTAGAAAGGAACGCAATATATGAAGGGATGAATTTTATGGCAAAATCCTTTATCGCAGATAGAAATATCATTACTACATTTGGTCGGTTGCCTGACGATGAGGCGACAAAAAAGATTATAGAAGACATTGCAAAAGATATTGACT